DNA sequence from the Pedobacter sp. W3I1 genome:
GTCATAAAAAAGATTAAACAGAGCAGTTTTTTGTTTTCCACACTATAAAACCCTTTCATCCTTTTTTTATATTTGTGCATGTCGCTAACTGCAATAAAAGAAGAAATGGATGCCCTGGTGGCCGAATTAAACCAGCACAATTATAACTATTATGTGTTGGCTATGCCTACCATTGGCGATTATGAGTTTGATAAAAAATTAAAGCGCCTTGCCGAGCTCGAAAAAGCAAATCCTGATTTTGCCGATCCGAATTCGCCTACACAGCGTGTTGGTGGCGATATCACCAAAAATTTTATTACGGTAAAACATAAATACCCCATGTTATCGTTGGGGAATACCTATAATGAACAAGATCTCCGCGATTTTGATGAACGCATCCGTAAAGCAATTGGCGATAATTTCCAATATGTATGTGAGTTAAAATTTGATGGCCTGTCTATCAGTCTTACTTACGAAAATGGCAAACTTTTACGTGCGGTTACCCGTGGTGATGGCACCAAGGGTGATGATGTGACCAATAATGTAAAAACTATTCATACCATCCCACACCAAATTAAATCGACTGTTGCACCTGAACATTTCGAAATCCGTGGGGAGATTTTTATGCACAAGGCTGCTTTTTTACGCTTAAATGCTGCCCGTGAAGAATTGGGTGAAATCCCTTACGCAAATCCCCGTAACTTTGCATCGGGCACCATAAAAATGCAAGACAGCAAGGAAGTAGCAAAACGGCCTTTAGATGGTTTTATTTATTTCTTATACACGGATAGAAATGAATTCAAAACCCATTGGGAAAGTTTAAATGCAGTAAAAGACTGGGGCTTTCATGTTTGCGAACACAATAAACTGGTGACGAACATTGATGCGGTGCTTGATTTTATCCATCACTGGGAAAACGAACGTTTTAAATTAAGTTACGATATTGATGGCATTGTAATTAAGGTAAATAGTTTTGCGCAACAACAAGAATTGGGTTTCACTTCCAAATCTCCACGTTGGGCCATATCATACAAATACAAAGCTGCCGAAGTTGAAACTGTTTTAGAAAAAGTAACCTATCAGGTAGGCAGAACCGGAGCAGTTACGCCAGTTGCAAATTTGAAACCTGTTTTATTGGCTGGAACCACCGTTAAACGCGCTACCCTACACAACGCAAACGAGATAGATCGTTTAGATTTACATGAAGGCGATACTGTTTATGTTGAAAAAGGTGGTGAGATTATCCCCAAAATCATCAAGGTAAATCTCGAGAAACGCTTACCGGGATCCATCAAAGTGCACTATCTTCATCATTGCCCGGAGTGTGGAACTGAATTGATCAGAAAAGAAGGTGAAGCGGTACACTACTGCCTTAATGATGAAGGCTGCCCGCCACAGATTGTTGGAAAAATCCAGCATTTTATTTCACGCAAGGCCATGAATATTGACGGGCTTGGTGATGAAACCATCGAAACCTTTTACAAACATGGCCTGGTAAGGCACATCAGCGATTTATATACGCTATACGAAAAATCTGATCAGTTAAAAACCTTAGACCGTTTCGGAGAGCGTTCGATAGAAAACATGCTTGCCGGGATTGAAAAATCGAAAGAGATGCCTTTTGAGAAAGTACTTTTCGGACTGGGTATCCGCTACGTTGGCGAAACCGTTGCGAAAAAAACTGCTGCCGGGATGAAGAATATCGACAACCTTTGTAAAGCTACGGTAGAGGAATTAATCGCAATTGATGAAATTGGGCAGCGCATTGCAGAAAGTATTGTTGAGTATTTTGGAAAATCTGAGCATTTAAAACAGATAGAATTATTAAAATCTGCAGGATTACAGTTTGAAATTGAAGAAAAGATAATTACGCTTGATAGTGATAGACTTATTGGAAAAACATTCGTAATTTCGGGCGTTTTTGAAAACTTTAGTCGCGATGAGCTAAAAGATATGATTGAGGCCAATGGAGGAAAGATGCTGAGCGGTATTTCGGGCAAATTGAATTACCTGGTTGCAGGCGACAATATGGGCCCGTCCAAACTCGAAAAAGCAAGTAAGCTAAACGTTCCGATCATCAGCGATGCCGAGCTTTTAGAGATGATAAAATAAAATGAGAGAGTGATTGAATTAGTGAATGATAGAATGTACAAGGCATTCATTCAATCTCTCATTCAAAATTCAATAATTATAAATTAAAATGAACAAATTTCAGGGTACTGGTGTAGCATTGGTTACGCCTTTCAACACAGATGGATCAGTTGATTATAACGGCTTAAAAAACCTGATTAATCATTTGGTAGACGGAGGGATAGATTACCTCGTTTCTTTAGGTACAACCGGCGAAACCGCTACAATGACCAAGGACGAGAAGAAGAAGGTGTGGGCCTATACTGCTGAAATTAACAACAACAGATTACCTTTAGTTGCCGGCATAGGTGGCAATAACACATTAGCAGTTGCTGAAGATATTAAATCTCTCGATACTGCTGGTTATAGCGCAATTTTATCAGTTAGTCCTTATTACAACAAACCGACTCAGGAAGGAATTTATCAGCACTATAAGTATTTAGCTGAAATTTCTCCTCTAGATTTAATTTTATACAACGTACCAGGTCGTACAGGAAGCAATATGAGTCCGGAGACTACCTGCAAACTGGCTCATGATTTTAAAAATATCATCGCTACCAAAGAAGCTTCAGGTAGTTTTGACCAGTTTAACCAGATTATGAGAGATAAACCTGCAGATTTTCTTTTAATCTCTGGTGATGACCCTGTTACTTTGCCAATGATCGCTTTAGGTGCTGCAGGTATTATTTCAGTAATTGGAAACGCTCTACCTAAACAACTTTCTGACATGGTGAATCTTTGTTTAGCTGGGGATTATAAAGCGGCGTTGCCTGCTCATTTAGGCTTAATAGAATTCACTCGCTTAGCTTTTGCAGAAGGTAATCCGGCTGGAATAAAAGCAGCATTAAAACATTTAGGTGTTTGTGGCGATACAGTAAGATTACCATTGGTTAAAGCTTCTTTATCTTTAGAAAAATCAATTATAGCAGAAATAGAAAAGCTAAGTGAGGTAGTATAAATCACCATCCACATTAAATTCAGAACAGATTGTTTGATTTTGCTAAAAAGCAAATGAGGACAATCTGTTTTTTTGTGTGTAAATAAAAAATTACGTAAATAAATTAACTGACAATCAATACCTTAAAAACAATCCTCAAAACTTCAACTCATTACAAGTTTTAAGAATATTAAAGGCATCATTATTGAATTGGCTTCGATACACACAAATAAACACACACAATGAAAAATGTATTATGTATTGCCATGTTGGCCGTAATGGTCAGCGGCTGCGCCCTACGCGCTAAGCCGAACAGTGAATCATCCAATATCCATGTTGGAATGAACGAAAATGATTTTAAGGATTCTCATCCCGGGCCACTTTAGTTTACCTCGCCAATGATTCGACAATCTATGAAATTTATAAAGGTTCGGGAGAAAGATCAACGTTTTCTGATTTCTATTATTTTGCACAAAAAAAACTATACAAATTTGAGCAAAAAACACATTACTTCAATAACACAACTGTGAAAGTAGAAGAATCAAAAGCTAATCAAAGATAGGGGAGATAAACATGAAAAATATAATTTTAATTGCTTTAGCATTAACAATGCTGAGCTGTAGAGCCATGTATGGCTTTG
Encoded proteins:
- the dapA gene encoding 4-hydroxy-tetrahydrodipicolinate synthase, yielding MNKFQGTGVALVTPFNTDGSVDYNGLKNLINHLVDGGIDYLVSLGTTGETATMTKDEKKKVWAYTAEINNNRLPLVAGIGGNNTLAVAEDIKSLDTAGYSAILSVSPYYNKPTQEGIYQHYKYLAEISPLDLILYNVPGRTGSNMSPETTCKLAHDFKNIIATKEASGSFDQFNQIMRDKPADFLLISGDDPVTLPMIALGAAGIISVIGNALPKQLSDMVNLCLAGDYKAALPAHLGLIEFTRLAFAEGNPAGIKAALKHLGVCGDTVRLPLVKASLSLEKSIIAEIEKLSEVV
- the ligA gene encoding NAD-dependent DNA ligase LigA, with amino-acid sequence MSLTAIKEEMDALVAELNQHNYNYYVLAMPTIGDYEFDKKLKRLAELEKANPDFADPNSPTQRVGGDITKNFITVKHKYPMLSLGNTYNEQDLRDFDERIRKAIGDNFQYVCELKFDGLSISLTYENGKLLRAVTRGDGTKGDDVTNNVKTIHTIPHQIKSTVAPEHFEIRGEIFMHKAAFLRLNAAREELGEIPYANPRNFASGTIKMQDSKEVAKRPLDGFIYFLYTDRNEFKTHWESLNAVKDWGFHVCEHNKLVTNIDAVLDFIHHWENERFKLSYDIDGIVIKVNSFAQQQELGFTSKSPRWAISYKYKAAEVETVLEKVTYQVGRTGAVTPVANLKPVLLAGTTVKRATLHNANEIDRLDLHEGDTVYVEKGGEIIPKIIKVNLEKRLPGSIKVHYLHHCPECGTELIRKEGEAVHYCLNDEGCPPQIVGKIQHFISRKAMNIDGLGDETIETFYKHGLVRHISDLYTLYEKSDQLKTLDRFGERSIENMLAGIEKSKEMPFEKVLFGLGIRYVGETVAKKTAAGMKNIDNLCKATVEELIAIDEIGQRIAESIVEYFGKSEHLKQIELLKSAGLQFEIEEKIITLDSDRLIGKTFVISGVFENFSRDELKDMIEANGGKMLSGISGKLNYLVAGDNMGPSKLEKASKLNVPIISDAELLEMIK